GTTTTACCTGATATGATCCAATATAAACTACCAAAATCTCTTATAAGCTTTTAGTAGGATCTATTAATCGGAACGCCAAACGCGAAGACAAGCCTGTGTTTTTGAGTATCGGCTATAGTACGTGCCATTGGTGTCATGTGATGGAAAAATCCTCTATCTCGGTTTAGGCCGGGGTAGAGGATTGCTTATGTTTGTTCAAAGATTTTACAAAGAGAAACCTGCTATTTATCAGTAGCAGGTTTTTTGGCATATTTAAGGCGGATAAATTCTTTGAATTCTTCAAGTCGTTCTAATGCTTCAGGTGGTAAATTCTGTAGCGAGTTATC
This genomic interval from Pelorhabdus rhamnosifermentans contains the following:
- a CDS encoding DUF255 domain-containing protein, whose protein sequence is MNRNAKREDKPVFLSIGYSTCHWCHVMEKSSISV